TACCTTCTCCGTAATGGGCGTGTTCTTGAAGATGGAGAAGTTGACTTCCTTGAACGACGGCCCCCTCAACGAGTTCCGCCTCAAATCGCCGAAATGGCGCGTGCCGGCGACACAGTTGGACTCATCCGTAGCGCCCGGATTCAGATTGGGATTCCAGGTGCACGGCACGGCAAATGAACTCAGGTCGAGGAAGTTAAACGGAGCGCTGCCGAAGCGAATTGGTCCGACCACGTCCGGGCGATCGAAGCCCTCGCCAGCTCCGGAGTAATCTCCTTCGAAGAAGTAATTGAGATGAAACGGCTGCCCATCCTGCAGGCTGATTACGCCATCGAGACCCCAACCGTTCTTCAAGCGGCTCATGCTGCCGCTTAACCTGGGAAATTCATAAGTGAAATTCCAAGTGAAACGGCGGCGGATATCGAAACTGGAGTTACCGCGTTCGCCGAGCGGGTTCAAGCTGTTGGTGGGTTGCGCCTGATTTGGACTAAAGTCTTCGCTGTCGCTGGCATCGTCAATCGAGTGCGACCAGGTGAAGTTGACCTGACTGGAGAAACCATGCCAACTGCTCAGGCGCAAGCTGGTCTGGAGGGCGTGGTAGATGGAGGTCGCCTTCGATTCCTCCATATTGATGTAGAAGAGGTTGGAAAAGGGCCGCGCCACGCCATAAGCGCTGACTCCATTTGCCAGGTCAAAGGCCGTGATCTGTGCCTGACTCGGCTGGTTGATGTCACGGAAGCGGAATAGCTTTGTGCCCTTCGTCCCTACGTATCCGACCTGCAGGACCGCTTTGTTGCCGAATGCCCGCTGCAGGTTGAGGTTGAAATTTTGTATGTAGGGCGTGCGCATGTTGGGATCAGTGGCAAAGAAATCTCCCAGCGGCCCGGCGCTAGCGACGTCGTACACAGGAATATTAGGATCCAGTGCCCCGCCGCTAAGGGCCAGTTTCTGGATAGCTGCGGGACCGATTCCAGGGTAAGCGGGTCCGGGACAGAAAGCGCAGTTCCAGGGCAGGTGGCCGAGGAAGATGTCCTGGGCGAAGGCGTCGTAGAAGATTCCCCAGCCGCCGCGAATGACCGTCTTGCCTTTTCCGGTGAGGTCGTAAGCGAAGGCGATGCGCGGCGCGAAATTGTTGTAGTCCTTATCGTACAGTTGCCCGACGGGAACGTTGTCTCCGCCGCCGGTGGGAACAAATTGATAGAGGAGGTTGTCCTTCTCGCCCACAACGCCGAAGTAGTCCCAGCGCAAACCAAGGTTCAGCGTAAGGCGCGGACTCCAGCGCAAGCTGTCCTGAACGTAGAAGCCGTGATTGTTTTGGAAAGTATGTCGTAGGGTGTTGCCGCGACGCTGCGACCCGTCGTCGGGTGTGCCTTGGAGGAAATCGGCCAATGTGTCAAAGCTCAGCGAGCCCCGGAAAGAATTCTCGAATCGTTGCGTGATGGTAGTGCGGCGAAATTCGTAACCCAATTTCAGGTCATGACGCCCGAATTTCCAGGAGTAGTTGTCCAGGAAATGCCAATTGGAGTCCACCCGGTTGCGTGGAATTCCCTCAGTGGCGCCGATTTGAGAAAAATTCTCCACATTGATGACGGGCAAGCCGCCCTCATAAGCGCCTACGCCAGTGTTGAGACCGATCGATGATGGATCAAAGCTCTGATCCTCAGGGAAGAATCCTTCGACGAAACGGTTCCAACCCAAGCGGGCTTCATTGACTTGGGTGGATCCGATGACTCTCACCCAGGAAAGCGAGACCAGTTGCACACGCGTGGGAGTTGTGGTGTTGAAGCCGGGCAGGAGGCCTCCGGCAAGCTGGGCGAAGGGAAAGCTCTGGTCACTGTCGCCGAAGTAATAGCGGCCACTGACGAGGTTATGTATGTTGAAGTTGTGATCGACCTTGGCAATCATGCTGTCCACGCGATTCTTGAATGGCGTGGCGGTGGACAAGTTGGGACATCCACCACTGCCGAAATTAGGCGCCGGCCAGGGATGGCGGGCTAACAGCTTCTGAATAACCGGATTGGGGGAGTCGTTGGGACTCAGGGAGCCATCGGCGGAGCTTCCAGTGGGCACGCAGCTAAGGCCAGCCTGCTTTCCCGATTCGCGCTGCCCTTCGTAGTCCACGTAGAAGAAAGTCTTATCTTTGATAATGGGTCCGCCGAAAGATCCGCCGAATTGGTTATTGAGAAATGAATTCTTGGAGAGATCCGAAGTGTTGAAAAAATTCCGGGCACCCAGTTGTCCGCTGCGCCAGTATTCCAGCGCAGAGCCATGCCACTGATTGGTGCCACTCTTGGTGACGATGTTCACGATGGCACCGGAATTGCGGCCGTACTCCGCTTCATAGTTGGATAAGACCCGCAGCTCCGCGACGGCATCCAGGGGCAAGATCGTGGCCGGATCGCCAAATACGCCGGCCTCATTGATGGCAGGAAGGTTTCGATAACCATCGTTCATATCGGTGCCGTCGAGCAGGAAATTATTGGAGCGTCCGCGCGAGCCATTCATGGAGAACAGTCCGTACGAACCGGGGGAATCAGAAATCTGATCGGGAGAGCCGGCAATCCCAGGATTCAAGTAGATGAGCTTGGTGAAGTCACGCCCGTTGATCGGTATATCCTGAATCTGCCCGGTGGTGAGCGTGCCGCCCAATTCTGAGGAGGTGGTTTCCACCTGCGGGAGGTCTTCGCCGGTGACTTCGACTACCTGGGATATTTGTCCCGGCTTGAGTTGGGCATCCACCCGCCGTTCGGTGGCGACGTTCGCTTCAACTCCGCGGGTAGCCCAGGTTTGAAATCCGGTCTGGGTTATAGTGACCATATAGGTGCCGATGGGAAGCTCGGGGACCGCGTAGCTGCCGTCAGCGCTGGTCTGCGTGGTGCGTTCCAGGCCCGTACTCATATTGCGGACAGTTACGGTCGCGTCTGCGACCGTTGCTCCGGAGGAGTCAGTCACCGTTCCCAGAATCGTCCCTCGAAAAGTCTGGCCGACCAACGTTGCCGAACCAAGCGCGATCAATGCGAGTATGCGGAGGAGTCTCATTGGGGGTCCCCTTCGTGATTGGAAAATGCCGAACATTCTACGCCTGATCCGAGGTCGCTGAGGGATGGCAGAGTGAATTCCACTCGGATGGCCCCCAGGGTGTGAGGTCGCCAGAGTCGTGCTGCAAGCCACGCATTGAGGTAGTGGTTGGAAGATTGTGGGACGCCAGCAGATTGTCGGACCTATGCCTCGAACACGAGAGCGACATTGGTTGGCCAGGCAAGATCGCGCGAGTGACGTGATAAAATTGCTTTTTTGTCCGATTGGTTGATGTGATTCCAAAAGCTACAGGCCCGTAGCTCAGTTGGTTAGAGCGCTTCCTTGACACGGAAGAGGTCAGAGGTTCGAGTCCTCCCGGGCCTACCAGTTATCTTATTGAATCTGCTGGGTAGGTTCCGGCAGTCCTGCCGCACATGCTTCGAACTCGTCACCATTGGTCACCAATTGCGCCAACTTTTCGACCGCCGCCCGCTGATGCGCGGGAATCGGAACCGTGTAGATTTGGAAAGGCAATCTTTCCAGCCCGCTTTTTACCTGTGTAAATGGGGATTTTCAGTTGAACCCCGGGAGCCGGCAGGGTGAGACGCCCTTCGCTGCGCATTTCTGATATCCTCCCGTGGCCCTGGGCTAGCTCTGTCGTTGTAATATAGGGAAGGTGGAACTCCTCCTCAATCTCCTATGGCTGATCGTCGCTACATTCCTGTTCGCAGGAATGTGTTGCCATCGCCGGAGTTTGAAAAAACCACCTAGTGACTGGAAGACAGTCTTAGCCAGCCTCGTGTGTATAGCGGCGCTTCTTTTTCCCGCCATTTCCCTAACCGACGATTTGCACGTTGAGTACCTGGCAACGGATGCTCCAGCCAAACGAATTTCGCAGCTCATATCCACCGATCATCAGAACGGCACGGCAGTTATCTTCGCTGCCTTTCTGCTACTGATCACTACCCTGGCGTCTCTATCTGCCCTACCTTGGGGCATCGCGTCCTCTGAAGGATCTTCTCTACCACTCGACGGCTTCCTGGCTTCCTTGATCGCACGGGCCCCGCCCCTGTTCGCTCTATAAGTCTGCGCGATCCGTTCTAACGACATTTTCTAGCTCAGACAAAAGCCCAGCCGGGCCAGATGAAAGAAGATGAACTACTTACACCTGCCGTTCAGTCGTATAGCGTCGGGTTCGCCTGCGATGCGCCGAGATCCCGCCCAACACTTTCTCATAGAGACGTCCCAGCATTCCCCCGCTCATATCAGCGCCGCCCCGCGCCCTTTCATCACATCTCTGCGGCTCAAAATTCTGATGGCACTCCTGGTCATCATAGCAGCGCTATTGCTCAGCGCCTGCTCGGGACAAGGTGCGAAGGCCACCACCGCCACCACCACTGTCGAAACTAACAGCGATCCCAATCTGCTCTCCATCGAGCATCCAGAGCAGTTTCCACTGGTATCCGTGGAAACGCGAAAAATCGCCGACATCCTGCGCGTCAACGGAGTGGTCTCACCGGACATCAGCCGGGCAGTCCCGGTGCTTTCGCTCTCCGGTGGACGCGTCGTCGAAACTCGTGTGCGCCTGGGCGATGACGTCAAAAAGGGACAGGTGCTGCTACTGATCAGCAGTCCCGACATCGCCGCCGCTTTTTCCGACTACCAGAAGTACTCTGCTGATGAACTGCTGGCGCGAAAGCAATTGGAGCGCTCGCAATTGCTTTTCTCCAGGGGCGCAATCGCACAACGCGATTTGGAAGCCGCGCAGAATGCGGAAAACAAAGCCGTAGTTGACCAGACCACCGCTGCCAATCGCCTTCGCATCCTGGGCGCCGATCCCGACCACCCTTCGCCAATCCTCGCCGTCAAAGCGCCAATTTCCGGAACCATCATCGAGCAGAACACCACAAACGGTGGCGTGGTGCGCTCCATCGATAACTCCCCCAATCTTTTCACGATTGCCGACATGTCTCGTGTGTGGGTGCTCTGCGATGTGTACGAAAACATGCTGGACCGCGTCCACCTCGGCGACACCGCAGAGATCCGTCTGAATGCATATCCCGATCGCGCATTC
The window above is part of the Terriglobales bacterium genome. Proteins encoded here:
- a CDS encoding efflux RND transporter periplasmic adaptor subunit, whose amino-acid sequence is MALLVIIAALLLSACSGQGAKATTATTTVETNSDPNLLSIEHPEQFPLVSVETRKIADILRVNGVVSPDISRAVPVLSLSGGRVVETRVRLGDDVKKGQVLLLISSPDIAAAFSDYQKYSADELLARKQLERSQLLFSRGAIAQRDLEAAQNAENKAVVDQTTAANRLRILGADPDHPSPILAVKAPISGTIIEQNTTNGGVVRSIDNSPNLFTIADMSRVWVLCDVYENMLDRVHLGDTAEIRLNAYPDRAF
- a CDS encoding TonB-dependent receptor, with amino-acid sequence MRLLRILALIALGSATLVGQTFRGTILGTVTDSSGATVADATVTVRNMSTGLERTTQTSADGSYAVPELPIGTYMVTITQTGFQTWATRGVEANVATERRVDAQLKPGQISQVVEVTGEDLPQVETTSSELGGTLTTGQIQDIPINGRDFTKLIYLNPGIAGSPDQISDSPGSYGLFSMNGSRGRSNNFLLDGTDMNDGYRNLPAINEAGVFGDPATILPLDAVAELRVLSNYEAEYGRNSGAIVNIVTKSGTNQWHGSALEYWRSGQLGARNFFNTSDLSKNSFLNNQFGGSFGGPIIKDKTFFYVDYEGQRESGKQAGLSCVPTGSSADGSLSPNDSPNPVIQKLLARHPWPAPNFGSGGCPNLSTATPFKNRVDSMIAKVDHNFNIHNLVSGRYYFGDSDQSFPFAQLAGGLLPGFNTTTPTRVQLVSLSWVRVIGSTQVNEARLGWNRFVEGFFPEDQSFDPSSIGLNTGVGAYEGGLPVINVENFSQIGATEGIPRNRVDSNWHFLDNYSWKFGRHDLKLGYEFRRTTITQRFENSFRGSLSFDTLADFLQGTPDDGSQRRGNTLRHTFQNNHGFYVQDSLRWSPRLTLNLGLRWDYFGVVGEKDNLLYQFVPTGGGDNVPVGQLYDKDYNNFAPRIAFAYDLTGKGKTVIRGGWGIFYDAFAQDIFLGHLPWNCAFCPGPAYPGIGPAAIQKLALSGGALDPNIPVYDVASAGPLGDFFATDPNMRTPYIQNFNLNLQRAFGNKAVLQVGYVGTKGTKLFRFRDINQPSQAQITAFDLANGVSAYGVARPFSNLFYINMEESKATSIYHALQTSLRLSSWHGFSSQVNFTWSHSIDDASDSEDFSPNQAQPTNSLNPLGERGNSSFDIRRRFTWNFTYEFPRLSGSMSRLKNGWGLDGVISLQDGQPFHLNYFFEGDYSGAGEGFDRPDVVGPIRFGSAPFNFLDLSSFAVPCTWNPNLNPGATDESNCVAGTRHFGDLRRNSLRGPSFKEVNFSIFKNTPITEKVNLQIRAEFFNLFNHPNFANPIMPNFIADPGAPDPATGRHTGFYPLTATGDVGIGNPFLGSGGPRGIQFAGKITF